Part of the Nicotiana sylvestris chromosome 2, ASM39365v2, whole genome shotgun sequence genome, tccttacaaatgttatttctctccttttatagctattctaagtaatacgtttctttcctctcataaCATAGTCATTATGAGCAATTAGAGAtatttaatgtaacgttataattgaCAATCGTAACTGTTTCGTGAAGATTCTATAACGGTTTCCATCATTGATGCCATTAATTATGGATAATACATATCTATACTTTTTGCTCTCTAGGTTCATTCTTCCGATGTCTCTTCAAATCACCAAAAGGTCCGAGTAACCGCTCCTTCCTGTTTTCTTGAATCTTTGCCCGTGCCTGTTAAGGCTCGTATCTCTTCAACTATTCTTTGCTAGCTGTCATTCTTTTATTGATCCACATGTCTTGACGTATCAGgacataattaattccaaatgttaACTTGATTTTTTCAATACAGTTTACActgccaatatatatatatatatataagttaaattcGGAACGAAAAGTGATAAGATGATCCTTTCTTTGATTGAAGCTTCATTCTTTCTGTCTCTTTTTTGGTgccctttttccatttttattgaGTATATCTTTTTCCACCAAGTTTCCTTATCTAATTGACCCCATGGCACCATTTCACATCACTTTTATCAGTATATATTTAATTGTAAGATTCAGTTTTGTAAGGATATTAGATGGATTAGACCAAGCTTTTCTTGCATTTGTTTACATTACGGCCATGGTGCTCCGTTGTGCCTACCACTTAAAGGCTACAACACTAGCCGCTGCTAGCAGttgtattttaatttttcaaTTAGTTGGAAATTTGGTGGTAGAATCTTTAATGATGACTCTAAAATCTAATTAGACAAATCTATTCTTTCTCATATTTTACAACTTTAAAAGATCTAAAAGGTATACAAAAATTTCATTCACGATTGCTCTAATATCATAATAACATCCTTGTCACTGTTGCAGAAATGCAGGCTAAAGCTACGTACGATAGGCCCTTATGGTCCGATTTTTTCCGCAAATCTTACGCATAGCGATAGCTTAGTATACCGGGTTGTCCTTTTTTTCCTTACCACGGTTACGATGTATACATATGCCTTTTATTTTCTAACAACGGCATTGTCCAGGCACACCTTAACTATTTTACAAGGTTCCATCAGCATAGGTTACGAAATAACTCAAGCCACCAAGTTCAAGATAAACGGAAAgaaattacttaatatttttgtCTCAAATGGTAATTGAACCTTGATCTCCTATGATTGTCATCTCATTAAATTGATAGCTAAGTCACACTTGAGTATCCAATCTGTATATCGATGTTGAACTCCATTTTCTCTATGATGGTTAATAGTGATAGGGATATATCAAGATTTTATGGCAACCATTAGCATCTTGTCTGTCAATTCACTTTCTTTTTAACAAGAGACAAAAAGgcagaagaaaaagaaaggagtaAATTTTGGTGAATAAAGAGATGGAACTAGAAGGAAATTGGCATTTTTTCTTATGGATCTACCCCTTCACAaaactttaaaataataaaaaaaaaaagacgcAGGCCCGATTTAAAAAATTTACTTGCATCCGATATTACACCGAATCTATGTAAAAATTGTATCTTGTGTATAAACTTTTATAACTAGACGCACCGTGTGGTTAAATAATATGTATTATAACTTAAACTTGTGACTCCAGTAATATTGAATGACTTGATTTGGTATAAACATTTGATGCGAGCAAGTATTTTCGATAGGGTATGAGGTTTGACATATATCAAAATTTTGGAGCTATAGGGTGGTGAAGAATTTTGTGCAGTCTCTTAATGTAGTTGTCTTTCACTGTTGTAAGAAGTCACTTTCACATTCACTAACATTGTCCATAGTATGTTTTGCCCTATACATGCACCAAAATGTGAAAGCCTTGGCCTAACTAATAGCCTTTTTGTTCCATCAATTTTCATCATTATTTTCTCTACACTATGTTTTCTATATAAGCACAAAACATGTTCACCCTCTTTCTTCATTCCAAATTCTAACACTAATCCTCTCCACCTTTAAACCTCCTAAGTATCACTCTTCCCACCACTTACACTAAGTTATCTTCGTTTTATTATAGTGGTGTCTGGATCAACTTGCACGTATTTATACGCACGTTAAATTATCTTTGATTTGGATTTCGAGATGTCGGCAAGAGGTTGTGAAGGAGGATGTGTGAAGCTAGACATGACCAAGAATGCAAAAACAAGCATGTTTCAAAAGCAAAACTCTACAAAAAGTGTTGATGGTACTACTAATAAAGCAAAAGGTACCACAACAACTTGCAGCTTCAAGATGCCAAATAGATCAGAATTATCTCCTATTAAACTTTTCAAACACATTGGAGGAAAGATGGTTGCGGTTGTGAAGATGATGTCTTCAAGGGGAAGTAGGAGAAGTTGTAGGAAAGTTACTAATTCCTCAGAAAAAACAGCAATTTCTAAATCATTGGTTATTCCAAATATTGATTCTCATAGGGCTGAGGCAATTGATGATTGTATTCAGTTCATCAATATGTCTTCTTCCTTGCCAAGATCTAATTCAGTGTCTTAAGAAATGGAGAATTTCTTGGTAAAGAGCGCTTTATAATGTGGCCAATTTTGTAATCTTGTTTGTGTAAGTTGGGCACATTTTTAAAATTAGACATATGGTActgaatttcaaacttcaaattaGGTACACACTTTTGAACTTAAGACCGTTGATCTAATTAAAAAGTGGCCAATTTGAAAATACAAGGTTACAAaattggctatttttgtaaattagGCTCTCTTTACTTCTTACTGGGGCCACTCAGTGTGAATTCGAGTTAATCCGATCAGTAAATTTCAAATTTTGAAtgtacaaaaataaaatatagttcaATATCTTCTCCTAGGTAACCCCTCTGGCACTTATCTTTTTGATGGGTGAATTACTCTGGTATGAGTTTAAGAAAAATACGAGATGATTTAATCATATTCAGTCATTATTAATTGTAGCCAATTAATGTCTCGTTTTGGATGGCTAAGATTATGTCACATTACgtttgtttatttggctttggtgcATGCATAAACAGTAGTACTATATATTCCAAAGACGAAGTCagaaatttttacaaaaaattcAGAAATTGTAAACTTTACACAGTGAATGAATACACTTAACTATTAAGCGAATTCAACTGCTCACATAAATACAAAAATACTTAATTTTATTTTCCGACGAAAGGAATTCAATTTAGCCCCGTTGGAGGGAATTCAATTGAACCACAATTATGCAAGCTACTTGATACTTATAACAGTGTGGGGATAAGAGATCGAGTCAAAGAATATGCAAGCTAATTCAGACACCATTAATTACTAGTATTAAAAATGTAATAAATGAATGAACAATTCCCATACACCAGCAGGTTATTAATTCCTATTCAGAATTTTTTTCTTCCAATAATGGAATTCATGATTGTTTTCACCACAATGCTAATTTCTCCGTAAAGTTCCATTTTCGGAAAGGATTGACAAAGTTATTTGATACCTAtattaaaaaataacaaaagttgaTGTATACACAAGTTAATCAGAACACCGTTACAATAAAAAAATGAGATAAATAAATGAATGATTCCCACGACAGCAGGTTAATTAAGAACTTTATTAATAATGGAACTCATGATTGCAGTCACTAGAATGCTAAATTCTCCGTAAAGTTCCATTTGTGTATATCTTTCAACTACTTAAGTGTCCAATTTTGCCAAATCATAGTCACTGACCGAGGAGGCATTACGATGACAAGTTATACTTTCCTAGTACGATCACTCGTGGATAGAAGCAGTGTCAAAATTtgaaatttataatttttaaatttgTCGCTGAATTCATAATTTGTTTTGATTACTGAGTTGAGTTcgtaattaattatttttatgtatTAGTGGATTTTTCTAATATAAATATACAGTATCATCGAAGCAAAACCTACTTAATCCGTACATCCGAACCCCTACCTACTAGTACTATAATTTCCGCCTCTGCTCATGTATCGTACTCAGGCCTTTCTGTATGTGTTAGTAATTTTAGAATTGGTAAGCTACAAATACTTCAATTTGCACAAATACTGAACTTTAGTATTTTCAAATATCGAAGTTAAGAATTAGCAAGTGTTGATTTAGCAATCAATATTTGCAAATACTGAACTTTATTAGTATATTAAAAAACTTCTTTGAGTATTTTAAACAAGCTAGTAATAATTTTTGCTCACAAATCTTTGACTTTTTTTCAATTGAAAATTAAAATCCAAACATGAACACACTATATACGGTTTAAATCGGAGAGCCGCGATTTAGAAGACTTGATCATACCCCGAGCTCGAGTTCGGAAGCTCGAAGTAAGAAACGAGTCTGGCCGGGATATGCGCATCTCGAGAAGAAAA contains:
- the LOC104222980 gene encoding josephin-like protein yields the protein MSARGCEGGCVKLDMTKNAKTSMFQKQNSTKSVDGTTNKAKGTTTTCSFKMPNRSELSPIKLFKHIGGKMVAVVKMMSSRGSRRSCRKVTNSSEKTAISKSLVIPNIDSHRAEAIDDCIQFINMSSSLPRSNSVS